A single window of Maylandia zebra isolate NMK-2024a linkage group LG2, Mzebra_GT3a, whole genome shotgun sequence DNA harbors:
- the stard14 gene encoding START domain containing 14, whose amino-acid sequence MSRVSNILPDEAVFVDFKKQCLATDNWQNKYDNNGMQVWIEVRAVNKGNHVPKVHKMKCKMIVNDVSAATMFDVLHDSRYRKKWDVTMQESFDIARLSANADVGYYSWRCPIPLKNRDVVTLRSWQVTDDEYIMVNFSVKHPKFPPRSNLVRAVSIQTGYYIKATGPNSCIFTYLSQADPKGSLPKWVVNKASQVLAPKVMKSVHKAGQEYSNWKSQNSPDLKPWLHPEQNTLPMMDPAELSIQRADSLENVDESSKLDANEGEDSS is encoded by the exons ATGTCTCGGGTTTCGAATATTTTACCCGATGAGGCGGTCTTTGTTGACTTCAAAAAACAGTGTTTAGCAACCGACAACTGGCAAAATAAGTATGACAACAATGGGATGCAAGTGTGGATCGAGGTGCGCGCTGTGAATAAAGGAAATCACGTACCTAAAGTCCACAAGATGAAG TGTAAAATGATAGTTAATGATGTGTCAGCTGCTACCATGTTCGACGTCCTTCACGACAGCCGGTACCGCAAGAAGTGGGATGTAACTATGCAGGAGAGTTTTGACATTGCCCGGCTCTCTGCTAATGCTGATGTGGGCTACTACTCAT GGCGTTGTCCAATTCCATTAAAGAACAGAGATGTTGTGACACTGCGCTCGTGGCAGGTCACAGATGACGAGTACATCATGGTTAACTTCTCAGTCAAACACCCG AAATTCCCTCCTCGCAGCAACCTCGTAAGAGCCGTTTCCATCCAGACGGGATATTATATCAAGGCCACGGGACCAAATAGTTGCATTTTTACATATCTTTCACAAGCAGACCCCAAAG GCTCTCTCCCAAAGTGGGTGGTGAACAAAGCATCCCAAGTTCTTGCTCCTAAG GTAATGAAGAGTGTGCACAAGGCGGGACAGGAATACTCAAACTGGAAAAGTCAGAATTCCCCCGATTTGAAGCCCTGGCTGCACCCAGAGCAGAACACCCTTCCCATGATGGACCCCGCTGAGCTGTCAATTCAGAGAGCAGACTCACTGGAAAATGTGGATGAAAGCTCAAAGCTGGATGCTAACGAAGGGGAGGACAGCAGCTAA
- the rab41 gene encoding ras-related protein Rab-41 isoform X2 — MSTTTGGGEFGNPLRKFKLVFLGEQSVGKTSLITRFMYDSFDNTYQATIGIDFLSKTMYLEDRTVRLQLWDTAGQERFRSLIPSYIRDSTIAVVVYDITNLNSFQQTSKWIDDVRTERGSDVIIMLVGNKTDLADKRQVSVEAAERKARELNVMYIETSAKAGYNVKQLFRRVAAALPGMDSTPEKSKEDMIDIKLEKQPEMTVTESSCSC, encoded by the exons ATGTCAACCACGACCGGCGGCGGAGAGTTTGGCAACCCCTTACGAAAGTTCAAGCTCGTCTTTCTGGGCGAACAGAGTG TTGGGAAAACCTCACTCATCACCAGGTTTATGTATGACAGTTTTGACAACACTTACCAG GCAACAATTGGCATTGACTTTTTGTCAAAAACTATGTATCTGGAAGATCGCACG GTCCGGCTCCAGCTTTGGGACACTGCTGGACAGGAGCGTTTTCGTAGCCTAATTCCCAGCTACATCCGTGATTCTACCATTGCTGTGGTTGTTTATGACATCACCA ATCTTAATTCTTTCCAGCAAACCTCAAAGTGGATTGATGATGTTAGAACAGAgagaggaagtgatgtcattatCATGCTCGTCGGGAACAAAACAGACTTGGCGGATAAAAG GCAAGTTTCTGTTGAGGCGGCAGAGAGGAAAGCTCGTGAGCTCAATGTGATGTACATAGAGACCAGTGCCAAGGCTGGCTATAACGTCAAACAG CTGTTCCGACGCGTTGCTGCTGCATTGCCTGGGATGGATAGCACACCAGAGAAAAGCAAAGAGGACA TGATCGACATCAAATTGGAGAAACAGCCAGAGATGACTGTAACTGAGAGCAGCTGCTCATGCTAG
- the rab41 gene encoding ras-related protein Rab-41 isoform X3: MSTTTGGGEFGNPLRKFKLVFLGEQSVGKTSLITRFMYDSFDNTYQATIGIDFLSKTMYLEDRTIRLQLWDTAGQERFRSLIPSYIRDSAAAVVVYDIANLNSFQQTSKWIDDVRTERGSDVIIMLVGNKTDLADKRQITTEEGEQRAKELNVMFIETSAKTGYNVKQLFRRVAAALPGMDSTPEKSKEDMIDIKLEKQPEMTVTESSCSC; encoded by the exons ATGTCAACCACGACCGGCGGCGGAGAGTTTGGCAACCCCTTACGAAAGTTCAAGCTCGTCTTTCTGGGCGAACAGAGTG TTGGGAAAACCTCACTCATCACCAGGTTTATGTATGACAGTTTTGACAACACTTACCAG GCAACAATTGGCATTGACTTTTTGTCAAAAACTATGTATCTGGAAGATCGCACG ATCCGGCTGCAGCTCTGGGATACAGCCGGACAGGAGCGTTTCCGCAGCCTCATCCCCAGTTACATCCGCGACTCAGCCGCCGCTGTGGTGGTTTATGACATAGCCA ATCTTAATTCTTTCCAGCAAACCTCAAAGTGGATTGATGATGTTAGAACAGAgagaggaagtgatgtcattatCATGCTCGTCGGGAACAAAACAGACTTGGCGGATAAAAG ACAGATCACCACGGAGGAGGGCGAGCAGAGAGCTAAGGAACTGAATGTCATGTTCATTGAAACCAGCGCAAAGACTGGCTACAATGTCAAACAG CTGTTCCGACGCGTTGCTGCTGCATTGCCTGGGATGGATAGCACACCAGAGAAAAGCAAAGAGGACA TGATCGACATCAAATTGGAGAAACAGCCAGAGATGACTGTAACTGAGAGCAGCTGCTCATGCTAG
- the rab41 gene encoding ras-related protein Rab-41 isoform X4, with protein sequence MSTTTGGGEFGNPLRKFKLVFLGEQSVGKTSLITRFMYDSFDNTYQATIGIDFLSKTMYLEDRTVRLQLWDTAGQERFRSLIPSYIRDSTIAVVVYDITNLNSFQQTSKWIDDVRTERGSDVIIMLVGNKTDLADKRQITTEEGEQRAKELNVMFIETSAKTGYNVKQLFRRVAAALPGMDSTPEKSKEDMIDIKLEKQPEMTVTESSCSC encoded by the exons ATGTCAACCACGACCGGCGGCGGAGAGTTTGGCAACCCCTTACGAAAGTTCAAGCTCGTCTTTCTGGGCGAACAGAGTG TTGGGAAAACCTCACTCATCACCAGGTTTATGTATGACAGTTTTGACAACACTTACCAG GCAACAATTGGCATTGACTTTTTGTCAAAAACTATGTATCTGGAAGATCGCACG GTCCGGCTCCAGCTTTGGGACACTGCTGGACAGGAGCGTTTTCGTAGCCTAATTCCCAGCTACATCCGTGATTCTACCATTGCTGTGGTTGTTTATGACATCACCA ATCTTAATTCTTTCCAGCAAACCTCAAAGTGGATTGATGATGTTAGAACAGAgagaggaagtgatgtcattatCATGCTCGTCGGGAACAAAACAGACTTGGCGGATAAAAG ACAGATCACCACGGAGGAGGGCGAGCAGAGAGCTAAGGAACTGAATGTCATGTTCATTGAAACCAGCGCAAAGACTGGCTACAATGTCAAACAG CTGTTCCGACGCGTTGCTGCTGCATTGCCTGGGATGGATAGCACACCAGAGAAAAGCAAAGAGGACA TGATCGACATCAAATTGGAGAAACAGCCAGAGATGACTGTAACTGAGAGCAGCTGCTCATGCTAG
- the rab41 gene encoding ras-related protein Rab-41 isoform X1 gives MSTTTGGGEFGNPLRKFKLVFLGEQSVGKTSLITRFMYDSFDNTYQATIGIDFLSKTMYLEDRTIRLQLWDTAGQERFRSLIPSYIRDSAAAVVVYDIANLNSFQQTSKWIDDVRTERGSDVIIMLVGNKTDLADKRQVSVEAAERKARELNVMYIETSAKAGYNVKQLFRRVAAALPGMDSTPEKSKEDMIDIKLEKQPEMTVTESSCSC, from the exons ATGTCAACCACGACCGGCGGCGGAGAGTTTGGCAACCCCTTACGAAAGTTCAAGCTCGTCTTTCTGGGCGAACAGAGTG TTGGGAAAACCTCACTCATCACCAGGTTTATGTATGACAGTTTTGACAACACTTACCAG GCAACAATTGGCATTGACTTTTTGTCAAAAACTATGTATCTGGAAGATCGCACG ATCCGGCTGCAGCTCTGGGATACAGCCGGACAGGAGCGTTTCCGCAGCCTCATCCCCAGTTACATCCGCGACTCAGCCGCCGCTGTGGTGGTTTATGACATAGCCA ATCTTAATTCTTTCCAGCAAACCTCAAAGTGGATTGATGATGTTAGAACAGAgagaggaagtgatgtcattatCATGCTCGTCGGGAACAAAACAGACTTGGCGGATAAAAG GCAAGTTTCTGTTGAGGCGGCAGAGAGGAAAGCTCGTGAGCTCAATGTGATGTACATAGAGACCAGTGCCAAGGCTGGCTATAACGTCAAACAG CTGTTCCGACGCGTTGCTGCTGCATTGCCTGGGATGGATAGCACACCAGAGAAAAGCAAAGAGGACA TGATCGACATCAAATTGGAGAAACAGCCAGAGATGACTGTAACTGAGAGCAGCTGCTCATGCTAG
- the arr3b gene encoding arrestin 3b, retinal (X-arrestin) → MSKVFKKTSGNGTIALYLGKRDFVDNVDSVEIVEGVVKVDPSGLNNRKVYVYLACAFRYGSDDLDVIGLTFRRDIWLHRVQVYPPTGGSEAKSPMMESLLKKVGEQGHAFSFQMPPNLPCSVSLQPGLNDSGKACGVDFEIKAYIANAPDNPDEVIQKKDTCRLMIRKIQFAPANNKAGAKADLSKQFMMSDKPVHLEASLEKEVYYHGDPITVKVQINNETNKTVKKIKISVNQLTSVVLYSSDTYVKEVCAQEFGETVNAISTFEKSFQVTPLLANNKEKRGLAVDGRLKDQDTNLASTTLSQGEKEMQGIIISYKVKVTLTVSSGGLLGGLTGRDVVVELPVTLMSPKPAGEFCIL, encoded by the exons ATGTCCAA aGTATTTAAGAAGACCAGTGGGAATGGAACT ATTGCCTTGTACTTGGGGAAAAGGGACTTTGTGGACAATGTGGATTCAGTAGAAATAGTTG AAGGGGTAGTTAAAGTGGATCCTTCTGGTCTTAACAACAGAAAAG TGTATGTCTATCTTGCTTGTGCCTTCCGCTATGGAAGTGATGACTTGGATGTCATCGGACTGACCTTCAGAAGGGACATCTGGCTACATCGCGTTCAGGTGTATCCACCTACGGGTGGCAGCGAAGCTAAATCCCCAATGATGGAATCCCTCTTGAAAAAAGTTGGAGAGCAGGGGCACGCCTTTTCCTTCCAG aTGCCACCAAATCTTCCATGCTCAGTTTCCTTACAGCCTGGGCTAAATGATTCCGGCAAG GCTTGCGGTGTGGACTTTGAGATTAAAGCATACATTGCCAACGCACCTGACAATCCAGATGAAGTCATTCAAAAAAA GGATACTTGTCGTCTGATGATTCGTAAAATACAGTTCGCCCCAGCTAACAACAAGGCCGGAGCCAAGGCTGATCTATCCAAGCAGTTTATGATGAGTGACAAACCAGTGCACTTGGAGGcttcccttgaaaaagag GTTTATTACCATGGAGATCCAATAACCGTTAAAGTGCAAATCAACAATGAAACCAACAAGACTGTGAAGAAAATCAAAATCTCAG TTAACCAGCTCACAAGTGTGGTCCTCTACTCATCTGACACTTACGTCAAGGAAGTCTGTGCTCAAGAGTTTGG AGAGACCGTAAATGCCATCTCTACATTTGAGAAGTCCTTCCAAGTAACCCCCCTGCTTgccaacaacaaagaaaagcgAGGTCTTGCAGTCGATGGACGTCTAAAAGATCAGGACACCAACTTAGCATCCACAACGCT GAGTCAAGGAGAGAAGGAGATGCAGGGAATTATTATCTCCTACAAAGTCAAGGTCACTCTTACAGTTTCGAGTGGAGG CTTGCTGGGTGGTTTGACAGGACG TGATGTTGTCGTGGAACTTCCTGTGACACTGATGTCCCCAAAGCCTGCAGGTGAGTTCTGTATTTTGTAA